The following are encoded together in the Conger conger chromosome 11, fConCon1.1, whole genome shotgun sequence genome:
- the pgam5 gene encoding serine/threonine-protein phosphatase PGAM5, mitochondrial isoform X2 encodes MSYRRVVKLVCGIAGGAAVLVSAATAAESLGYLGDKSLSERLKIWTGFAVLQAAQPPTWALGNHTVASSGNGWDTNWDKRDPSSFVNVKKKDTATDDPNSETESNKPKATRNIFLIRHSQYNLNGNGDKEKTLTLLGREQAELTGQRLADLGLKYNVLVHSTMTRATETANIISKHLPGVELVSCDLLREGAPIEPVPAVSHWKPEAAYHEDGARIEAAFRHYVHRADAKQKEDSYEIIVCHANVIRYFVCRALQFPPEGWLRMGLNNGSITWITVRPSGRVGLRTLGDSGFMPPDKLTRT; translated from the exons ATGTCGTACAGGAGGGTGGTCAAGCTGGTATGTGGGATCGCCGGTGGCGCAGCGGTGCTCGTTTCAGCAGCGACGGCGGCTGAATCGTTAGGCTATTTGGGGGACAAGTCGCTTAGCGAGCGATTGAAAATCTGGACTGGATTCGCCGTCCTTCAGGCAGCACAACCACCGACGTGGGCATTGGGGAACCACACTGTGGCATCAAGTGGTAATGGTTGGGACACCAACTGGGATAA ACGTGACCCGAGCTCGTTCGTAAATGTGAAGAAGAAGGACACTGCCACCGACGACCCGAACTCGGAGACCGAGTCGAACAAGCCCAAAGCCACCCGGAACATCTTCCTCATCAGGCACTCCCAGTACAACCTTAACGGCaatggagataaggagaagactCTAACCCTGTTAG GAAGGGAGCAGGCAGAGCTTACAGGCCAGCGATTGGCTGATCTGGGACTGAAGTACAATGTCTTGGTCCACTCCACCATGACGCGCGCCACAGAAACCGCCAACATCATCAGCAAGCACCtgccag GGGTGGAGCTGGTGAGCTGTGACCTGCTGAGGGAGGGGGCCCCCATCGAACCCGTGCCGGCAGTCAGCCACTGGAAACCGGAGGCCGCG TATCACGAAGACGGCGCGAGGATCGAGGCGGCCTTCCGCCATTATGTCCACCGAGCCGACGCCAAGCAGAAGGAGGACAGCTACGAGATCATCGTCTGCCACGCCAACGTCATCCGCTACTTCGTCTGCAG GGCGCTGCAGTTTCCCCCGGAGGGTTGGCTCCGTATGGGGCTGAATAACGGCAGTATTACCTGGATCACTGTCCGTCCCAGCGGCAGGGTGGGCCTGAGGACCCTGGGAGATTCGGGGTTCATGCCCCCGGACAAGTTGACACgcacctga
- the pgam5 gene encoding serine/threonine-protein phosphatase PGAM5, mitochondrial isoform X1: MSYRRVVKLVCGIAGGAAVLVSAATAAESLGYLGDKSLSERLKIWTGFAVLQAAQPPTWALGNHTVASSGNGWDTNWDKRDPSSFVNVKKKDTATDDPNSETESNKPKATRNIFLIRHSQYNLNGNGDKEKTLTLLGREQAELTGQRLADLGLKYNVLVHSTMTRATETANIISKHLPGVELVSCDLLREGAPIEPVPAVSHWKPEAAQYHEDGARIEAAFRHYVHRADAKQKEDSYEIIVCHANVIRYFVCRALQFPPEGWLRMGLNNGSITWITVRPSGRVGLRTLGDSGFMPPDKLTRT; this comes from the exons ATGTCGTACAGGAGGGTGGTCAAGCTGGTATGTGGGATCGCCGGTGGCGCAGCGGTGCTCGTTTCAGCAGCGACGGCGGCTGAATCGTTAGGCTATTTGGGGGACAAGTCGCTTAGCGAGCGATTGAAAATCTGGACTGGATTCGCCGTCCTTCAGGCAGCACAACCACCGACGTGGGCATTGGGGAACCACACTGTGGCATCAAGTGGTAATGGTTGGGACACCAACTGGGATAA ACGTGACCCGAGCTCGTTCGTAAATGTGAAGAAGAAGGACACTGCCACCGACGACCCGAACTCGGAGACCGAGTCGAACAAGCCCAAAGCCACCCGGAACATCTTCCTCATCAGGCACTCCCAGTACAACCTTAACGGCaatggagataaggagaagactCTAACCCTGTTAG GAAGGGAGCAGGCAGAGCTTACAGGCCAGCGATTGGCTGATCTGGGACTGAAGTACAATGTCTTGGTCCACTCCACCATGACGCGCGCCACAGAAACCGCCAACATCATCAGCAAGCACCtgccag GGGTGGAGCTGGTGAGCTGTGACCTGCTGAGGGAGGGGGCCCCCATCGAACCCGTGCCGGCAGTCAGCCACTGGAAACCGGAGGCCGCG CAGTATCACGAAGACGGCGCGAGGATCGAGGCGGCCTTCCGCCATTATGTCCACCGAGCCGACGCCAAGCAGAAGGAGGACAGCTACGAGATCATCGTCTGCCACGCCAACGTCATCCGCTACTTCGTCTGCAG GGCGCTGCAGTTTCCCCCGGAGGGTTGGCTCCGTATGGGGCTGAATAACGGCAGTATTACCTGGATCACTGTCCGTCCCAGCGGCAGGGTGGGCCTGAGGACCCTGGGAGATTCGGGGTTCATGCCCCCGGACAAGTTGACACgcacctga